The DNA sequence TATTTCCGCCCTGCTTCTCGGCTGCTACGACATTTCGAAAAAAAAGGCGGTGGATGGAAACGCCGTCCTCCCTACCCTTTTCTTCTCCACCCTGGCCGCCGCCCTCGCGATCGCGCCGATCCTTTTGCTATCCGCCCTGGATCCCGCCCGCGCATACGCCTGGCATCTCGCCGTCCCGCCCCAAACGCCCGCCGCACACCTCTTGATCCTCCTCAAGTCCATCCTGGTGGGCTGTTCCTGGATGCTCTCCTA is a window from the Fibrobacterota bacterium genome containing:
- a CDS encoding EamA family transporter, whose protein sequence is MTCISALLLGCYDISKKKAVDGNAVLPTLFFSTLAAALAIAPILLLSALDPARAYAWHLAVPPQTPAAHLLILLKSILVGCSWMLS